Proteins co-encoded in one Planctomycetaceae bacterium genomic window:
- a CDS encoding DUF4159 domain-containing protein codes for MIIKLPQRSAVFVIPAVMLCQILPATLRAKDTAPAVAAIPGDNAPTVPDPQQVGGEADSVVQVANLIYAGVKSSQCFSDHFLAAAEQDSAISTSRRFHAVKLSSDEVFNHPMVIMTGEGEFTLTDAERENLRQYLTRGGFLLASAGCSSKEWNRSFRREMTAIFPDQPTTPISYDHPVFNTVHRIDSLKAKHGEPKPLEGVTLDGRLAVIYSEDGLNDTAHAQGCCCCGGNEITNCIDVNVNILAYALLF; via the coding sequence ATGATCATCAAGTTACCACAACGATCGGCAGTGTTCGTTATTCCGGCGGTCATGCTGTGCCAGATCCTGCCCGCAACTCTTCGTGCGAAAGACACGGCGCCCGCCGTCGCTGCGATTCCCGGCGACAACGCGCCGACGGTCCCCGATCCGCAGCAGGTCGGCGGTGAAGCCGACAGCGTGGTTCAGGTGGCCAACCTGATCTATGCCGGAGTGAAAAGCAGCCAGTGTTTTTCCGACCACTTTCTGGCAGCCGCCGAACAGGATTCGGCAATCTCCACCAGTCGCCGGTTTCATGCGGTGAAACTCAGTTCCGACGAAGTCTTTAATCATCCGATGGTCATCATGACGGGCGAAGGCGAATTCACGCTGACCGATGCCGAACGGGAAAACCTGCGACAGTATCTGACTCGCGGCGGCTTTCTGCTGGCGTCGGCGGGATGTTCGTCGAAGGAATGGAACCGGTCGTTCCGGCGCGAGATGACGGCCATCTTTCCCGATCAGCCGACGACTCCGATCAGCTACGATCATCCTGTGTTCAATACGGTCCACCGGATCGATTCTCTGAAAGCGAAACACGGTGAACCGAAACCGCTGGAGGGAGTCACGCTGGACGGAAGGCTGGCCGTGATCTATTCGGAAGATGGTCTGAACGACACCGCCCACGCGCAGGGCTGCTGCTGCTGTGGCGGCAACGAAATCACCAACTGCATCGATGTGAACGTGAACATCCTGGCCTACGCGCTGCTGTTTTAA
- a CDS encoding DUF4175 family protein yields MAPVSAAVLSRSWLRMSGATAAAHLRGRIEDLRRKRLMIGGTSGLCWGMVAFLGMLLAWVWIDLVLNLPPSLRVTAWLAACATLIVVIVGNYRKAKASSADSVLARQLDSIVRSGGQIQSGLDLASRPLPSGRRPNQPRPQKTTADAELRLAGTAALTSQLADIAVRRAALLADGVLHDAVVPVSPLLKAVAAACGAAFVLFLAVIIGPRMAWTEIKRFFNPYGDHPAWSQYGFDVTPEFASVRYGESLEIEATVAGPSVEQLDLVLVPPSGLRSGSLDDIEPLDVLPMFPESSGAWHASIANITEPFEYFVRVRRARSAAFRVDVITVPEISDVRVEVISPLYTGMAPFRGSVPTQGIEGLPGTEVTFTATSNRPLTGGLLDIISDAGTSTLVRMLPEGALLPNSDPAEILSTGSQSGYAETHSVTGSFVITDNGRVDLTVIDEAGQQSAEAFSVPVRLLQDQSPIVRLLQPRAVSFATPTAMLPVQVAAEDDYGLRRCQLFRSLNDSRHLPMDLPTPEGTPRRFQTSTMLPLAEYGLQPGDEIKLFARVEDNDPNGPDAPIGKGSESGIVTVRIISQEDLERVQQQKAGMEMMMSRYQQAQRRLERLADEMRQVREQLEAAQAADPDSPPTEELRQELQQLAEQMQQEAEAIQQLGDKPLPLELDKQLAPQLQEMAERLRELAEQAAGMSANPNFNPQQAAEQLQQMMDALQREQQRHQDEAMQPLQQLAQVLPLKQNEAEFTQLVLKQRELADRLNSLKNSDEASDPAERARMRELEEEQHRVREQLSDLLDRIEENANSLPDDPKLDKLRQSALEFAQAVRDSQATTEMADAESSLTEFNGGNGHFHSENAAQLLEQFLGQCQAMGGAAGESLPQFNPSLGSSMAQTLNQLVPGMGNGMSGSGMGQAGSGGYSTNMATMNNVGMYGGLPVLDPSSSSSGGSESDMAAGIFSSPFASGQNESGTGFTASQTNPAFGGADWGVPIQYRRQAGRYLQQLAEELEQ; encoded by the coding sequence ATGGCACCAGTCTCCGCTGCCGTGCTTTCCCGATCGTGGCTTCGCATGAGCGGTGCGACGGCGGCAGCTCACCTGCGCGGACGAATCGAAGATCTGCGACGCAAACGATTGATGATCGGCGGTACGTCCGGACTGTGCTGGGGCATGGTGGCGTTTCTGGGAATGCTGCTTGCGTGGGTGTGGATCGACCTGGTGCTGAATCTGCCTCCGTCGCTGCGAGTCACCGCCTGGCTGGCAGCCTGCGCGACGCTGATTGTCGTGATCGTCGGAAATTACCGAAAAGCGAAAGCGTCCAGCGCAGACAGTGTGCTGGCTCGGCAGTTGGATTCCATTGTCCGGTCGGGAGGTCAAATTCAATCGGGGCTGGATTTGGCCTCGCGACCTTTGCCATCCGGCAGGCGTCCGAATCAGCCACGGCCCCAAAAAACGACAGCGGATGCAGAGCTGCGTCTCGCGGGAACAGCAGCGCTGACGTCTCAGCTTGCTGACATCGCCGTTCGCAGAGCAGCGCTGCTGGCGGACGGCGTTTTGCACGACGCGGTTGTCCCTGTGTCGCCGCTGCTGAAGGCTGTCGCGGCCGCGTGTGGCGCCGCGTTTGTGTTGTTTCTTGCGGTCATTATCGGACCGCGAATGGCGTGGACGGAAATCAAGCGGTTCTTCAATCCGTACGGCGATCATCCCGCCTGGTCACAATACGGCTTCGACGTGACGCCGGAATTCGCCAGTGTCCGCTACGGCGAAAGTCTCGAAATCGAAGCGACTGTGGCAGGTCCATCGGTTGAGCAGCTTGACCTGGTGCTGGTACCTCCGTCCGGTCTGCGTTCCGGAAGTCTCGACGATATCGAACCGCTGGATGTTCTGCCGATGTTTCCGGAATCGTCCGGTGCCTGGCACGCTTCGATCGCCAACATCACGGAACCGTTCGAATACTTCGTTCGAGTCCGCCGGGCGCGCAGTGCGGCGTTTCGCGTTGACGTGATTACGGTTCCGGAGATCAGCGACGTGCGAGTCGAAGTGATCTCGCCGCTGTACACCGGGATGGCACCGTTTCGAGGCTCCGTGCCGACTCAGGGAATTGAAGGGCTGCCGGGAACAGAAGTGACATTCACCGCGACCAGCAATCGTCCGCTGACCGGCGGCTTGCTGGACATTATCAGCGACGCCGGCACATCAACTTTGGTCAGGATGCTGCCAGAAGGTGCGCTGCTTCCGAACTCCGATCCCGCTGAAATACTTTCAACGGGATCACAGTCCGGTTATGCCGAAACGCACAGCGTCACCGGCAGCTTTGTGATCACCGACAATGGTCGAGTCGACCTGACTGTGATTGACGAAGCCGGACAGCAGTCTGCAGAAGCGTTTTCTGTTCCCGTGCGTCTGCTGCAGGACCAGTCGCCGATCGTTCGCTTGCTGCAGCCTCGTGCCGTCTCGTTTGCGACTCCCACCGCAATGCTGCCGGTCCAGGTCGCGGCCGAAGATGACTACGGATTGCGGCGATGTCAGCTTTTCCGCAGCCTGAACGATTCGCGTCACCTGCCGATGGATCTGCCGACACCGGAAGGCACGCCGCGTCGATTCCAGACGTCGACCATGCTGCCTCTGGCCGAATACGGACTGCAGCCCGGTGACGAAATCAAACTCTTCGCGCGAGTCGAAGACAACGATCCGAACGGCCCGGATGCTCCGATTGGAAAGGGTTCTGAATCCGGTATCGTCACGGTGCGCATCATTTCACAGGAAGACCTGGAGCGCGTCCAGCAGCAGAAGGCCGGCATGGAAATGATGATGTCGCGCTACCAGCAGGCTCAGCGCCGGCTGGAACGTCTGGCCGACGAAATGCGGCAGGTGAGGGAACAGCTTGAAGCCGCTCAGGCTGCGGATCCCGATTCTCCGCCGACCGAAGAACTCCGACAAGAACTGCAGCAGCTTGCCGAACAAATGCAGCAGGAAGCCGAAGCCATCCAGCAACTTGGCGACAAACCACTGCCGCTGGAACTCGACAAGCAGCTTGCTCCGCAGCTTCAGGAAATGGCCGAGCGCCTTCGCGAACTCGCCGAACAGGCGGCCGGCATGTCGGCCAACCCGAACTTCAATCCTCAGCAGGCCGCCGAACAGCTTCAGCAGATGATGGACGCGCTGCAGCGGGAACAGCAGCGACATCAGGACGAAGCTATGCAGCCGCTGCAGCAGCTTGCGCAGGTGCTGCCGCTGAAGCAGAACGAAGCGGAATTCACGCAACTGGTCCTGAAACAGCGGGAGCTTGCCGACCGGCTGAATTCTTTGAAAAACTCCGACGAAGCCAGCGACCCGGCCGAACGCGCACGGATGCGGGAACTGGAAGAAGAACAGCATCGCGTCCGCGAACAGCTCAGCGATTTGCTGGACCGCATCGAGGAAAACGCCAACAGCCTTCCCGACGATCCGAAGCTGGACAAGCTGCGACAGTCCGCGCTGGAATTTGCTCAGGCCGTGCGAGACAGCCAGGCCACCACCGAAATGGCCGACGCCGAAAGTTCCCTGACGGAATTCAACGGCGGCAACGGACACTTCCATTCCGAAAACGCGGCGCAGTTGCTTGAGCAGTTTCTCGGTCAGTGCCAGGCGATGGGCGGAGCGGCCGGTGAATCGCTTCCGCAGTTCAACCCGAGTCTGGGCAGCAGCATGGCGCAGACACTGAATCAGCTTGTTCCCGGCATGGGCAATGGAATGAGCGGCTCGGGTATGGGTCAGGCCGGCAGCGGAGGTTACAGTACGAATATGGCGACGATGAACAATGTCGGCATGTACGGCGGCCTGCCGGTGCTGGATCCGAGCAGTTCGTCATCGGGCGGCTCGGAAAGCGACATGGCCGCAGGAATCTTCAGCAGCCCGTTTGCCTCGGGACAGAACGAATCCGGCACCGGCTTCACGGCCAGTCAGACAAACCCGGCGTTCGGCGGAGCGGACTGGGGTGTTCCCATTCAATACCGCCGCCAGGCGGGCAGGTACCTGCAACAACTCGCGGAGGAACTGGAACAATGA
- a CDS encoding multiheme c-type cytochrome, producing MLTIFGCDPPATEQQSGDSSTKPVRPVTVIASGDTHGWIMPCGCTSNQSGGLLRRGSYVDERRESGEVILVDVGGAADGTAPYQLERFRAILKGEHSMELAAHNLGAAEIAFGAEVLQQLSQETGITFISANARDHAGQLLTTPFVLAEQGGQKILITGVLSPSFADRNTQVSDPADAILAVVNDVGADQNRLVVLAYLPVDELRQLAETLPEAHVIIGGPTGQSLAPEQIGPVLLTSATNKGKFLAEVTFPAKASDPPAAKVVEMSPQWSDHPVQRQNLTAFRQILAERDFSADESGLVAARFGTDGDRHSDANSHGGRNSNGHASLNGDLNREGEAPAEPMNREGEAPAKPPGPRDFPRRSGSGEASRSLVGRSAEAPPFPEGIASGRSQRISGTESCRDCHAESCDVWDATGHAHAWQRLQDEDGAHVDPFCQKCHTTGYGLPGGFHSMKHSVDRVNVGCESCHGPSKDHVADSNRRTPLDAVGSCVQCHDEENSPEFEFGEYWKRIRHE from the coding sequence ATGCTCACGATCTTCGGCTGCGATCCCCCGGCGACCGAACAACAGTCCGGCGATTCATCGACCAAACCGGTGCGCCCCGTCACCGTCATCGCCAGCGGTGATACTCACGGGTGGATCATGCCGTGCGGCTGCACGTCGAATCAGTCCGGCGGTCTGCTGCGGCGCGGAAGCTACGTGGATGAACGTCGAGAGTCCGGTGAAGTCATACTGGTCGACGTCGGTGGAGCGGCCGACGGCACCGCGCCGTATCAGCTCGAACGCTTTCGCGCTATCCTGAAGGGCGAACACTCAATGGAACTCGCGGCTCACAATCTGGGCGCCGCCGAGATCGCGTTCGGCGCGGAAGTGCTGCAACAGCTTTCTCAGGAAACCGGCATCACGTTTATTTCCGCCAATGCCCGTGACCACGCCGGTCAACTGCTGACCACGCCGTTCGTTCTGGCGGAGCAGGGCGGGCAGAAGATACTCATCACCGGAGTACTCTCACCTTCGTTCGCGGATCGCAACACGCAGGTCAGCGATCCTGCCGACGCGATTCTGGCTGTCGTCAATGACGTCGGTGCGGACCAGAACAGGCTGGTCGTGCTGGCCTATCTTCCGGTCGACGAACTGAGACAGCTTGCCGAAACGCTGCCCGAAGCCCACGTCATCATCGGCGGCCCGACGGGGCAGAGTCTGGCTCCTGAACAGATCGGTCCCGTGCTGCTGACATCAGCCACAAACAAAGGCAAGTTTCTGGCGGAAGTCACTTTTCCGGCGAAAGCCTCCGATCCTCCGGCCGCGAAGGTTGTCGAAATGTCGCCGCAGTGGTCCGATCACCCGGTTCAAAGACAAAATCTGACTGCGTTCCGACAGATCCTTGCCGAACGGGATTTCTCCGCCGACGAAAGCGGGCTCGTCGCGGCGCGGTTCGGGACGGATGGAGATCGGCATAGCGACGCGAATTCTCATGGCGGCCGGAATTCAAACGGCCACGCAAGTTTGAACGGCGACCTGAATCGGGAGGGCGAGGCTCCTGCCGAGCCAATGAACCGGGAGGGCGAGGCTCCTGCTAAGCCGCCTGGGCCGCGTGACTTTCCCCGCCGTAGCGGCTCGGGGGAAGCCTCTCGCTCCCTCGTCGGCAGGTCCGCAGAAGCCCCGCCGTTCCCGGAAGGAATCGCCAGCGGCCGATCACAGCGGATCTCCGGAACGGAATCCTGTCGCGACTGTCACGCCGAAAGCTGCGACGTCTGGGACGCCACCGGACACGCTCACGCATGGCAGCGCCTGCAGGACGAGGATGGAGCACACGTCGACCCGTTTTGTCAGAAGTGCCACACCACGGGCTACGGTCTGCCGGGCGGATTCCATTCGATGAAGCACAGCGTCGATCGAGTCAACGTCGGCTGCGAAAGCTGCCACGGCCCGTCGAAGGACCACGTCGCCGACAGCAATCGCCGCACACCGCTTGATGCCGTCGGTTCGTGTGTGCAATGCCACGACGAAGAAAACAGCCCGGAGTTTGAGTTCGGTGAATACTGGAAAAGGATCCGGCATGAATGA